The following coding sequences lie in one Harpia harpyja isolate bHarHar1 chromosome W unlocalized genomic scaffold, bHarHar1 primary haplotype SUPER_W_unloc_1, whole genome shotgun sequence genomic window:
- the NKPD1 gene encoding LOW QUALITY PROTEIN: NTPase KAP family P-loop domain-containing protein 1 (The sequence of the model RefSeq protein was modified relative to this genomic sequence to represent the inferred CDS: substituted 1 base at 1 genomic stop codon) yields the protein MEDDVYCRCLSKTLCHMATPVTIGFYAPCGHRLDSLLHKVTSFMWEEMAQQEEANLRQSHQKPRSPEGWGLLLVLWYLAFYKPVITEGHLRRKNIKFIFIRFSTWQYASCNKLWASLVTTLCDSIRHHFGALPLSVYHIMGTRPHFASGFSQKEWVLKKGTCLKLWGMLFVLATSLSILLVALLVPGIKDHHALKVVGSAVTSLSSSSLVLGALSILKNLLVSKKQKIERLTNSERFTSQLGFMSKMRNEVEVLVDFLAFMEIFECXRLRVVLEITSLDICYPEKVAGVLSAMNTLLSDANTPFIFILAVDPSVVVPCLEQTSCMKGLADNGYLYLNRMVTLPFSIPEMGARSCLQCLEAAVQTREDLMYRIITSNVERRQAKCQGILVVPSQWEVDAEAVRCIHEAFCCLHNGADALARYLPTNSTHVCCIINTIPITLRLLLHHTGTPNTPSPHAAAAWVVLADQWPCRLSWALQCLEDAWQSQPAPDFGTQSLWSIFRENMGELSALRQPLHNVLSLDEDPELFQTFLACDFPFTTRDAHAFLGVTVNLDHSIRHKMGLLCGLNCLQKAATAPVSCSVQCLHPK from the exons ATGGAGGATGACGTCTACTGCCGCTGCCTCTCCAAGACACTGTGCCACATGGCCACCCCTGTCACCATTGGCTTCTACGCCCCCTGCGGCCACCGCCTCGACTCCCTGCTGCACAAGGTCACCA GCTTCATGTGGGAGGAGATGGCGCAGCAGGAAGAGGCCAACCTGCGCCAGAGCCACCAGAAGCCGCGTAGCCCTGAGGGTTGGGGGTTGCTCCTGGTCCTCTGGTATTTGGCCTTCTACAAGCCCGTCATCACCGAGGGCCACCTGAGGAGGAAGAACATCAAGTTCATCTTCATCCGCTTCAGCACCTGGCAGTATGCCAGCTGCAACAAACTCTGGGCCAGTTTGGTCACCACCCTCTGTGACAGCATCCGCCACCATTTTGGAGCTCTGCCCCTCAGTGTCTACCACATCATGGGCACCCGACCCCACTTTGCCTCCGGCTTCAGCCAAAAGGAGTGGGTCCTCAAGAAGGGCACCTGCCTCAAGCTTTGGGGGATGCTCTTTGTCCTGGCCACTAGCCTCAGCATCCTCCTGGTAGCCCTCTTGGTGCCCGGCATCAAGGACCATCACGCTTTGAAGGTGGTGGGCAGCGCCGTCACCTCACTCTCCAGTTCCAGTTTGGTTTTGGGAGCTTTGTCCATCCTGAAGAACCTGTTGGTTAGCAAGAAGCAGAAGATCGAGCGGTTGACCAACAGCGAGAGGTTCACCAGTCAGCTGGGCTTCATGAGCAAGATGCGCAACGAGGTGGAGGTGTTGGTCGACTTCTTGGCCTTCATGGAGATCTTTGAATGCTGACGGCTCCGCGTGGTGCTGGAGATCACCAGCCTGGACATCTGCTACCCAGAGAAGGTGGCCGGCGTCCTCAGTGCCATGAACACCTTGCTCTCCGATGCCAACACCCCCTTCATCTTCATCTTGGCCGTGGACCCCAGCGTTGTTGTCCCCTGCCTGGAGCAGACCAGCTGCATGAAGGGTCTTGCCGACAATGGTTACCTCTACCTCAACCGGATGGTGACGTTGCCCTTCTCCATCCCCGAGATGGGTGCCCGCTCCTGCCTGCAATGCCTGGAAGCCGCCGTCCAAACACGAGAGGACCTCATGTACCGCATCATCACCAGCAATGTGGAACGCCGCCAAGCCAAGTGCCAGGGCATCCTGGTGGTTCCCAGCCAGTGGGAAGTGGACGCTGAAGCCGTCCGCTGCATCCACGAAGCTTTCTGCTGCCTCCACAATGGCGCCGATGCTCTCGCCCGTTACCTCCCCACCAACAGCACCCACGTCTGCTGCATCATCAACACCATCCCCATCACCCTACGGCTCCTCCTGCACCACACTGGCACCCCCAACACCCCCTCGCCCCACGCCGCTGCCGCTTGGGTAGTGTTGGCTGACCAGTGGCCGTGCCGACTGAGCTGGGCACTGCAGTGCCTGGAAGATGCTTGGCAGAGCCAGCCGGCACCGGATTTTGGCACACAGTCTTTGTGGAGCATCTTCCGGGAGAACATGGGGGAACTGAGCGCCCTGCGGCAGCCATTGCACAACGTCCTCAGCCTGGACGAGGACCCCGAGCTTTTCCAGACCTTCCTCGCCTGCGACTTCCCCTTCACCACCCGTGATGCCCATGCCTTCCTCGGCGTCACTGTCAACCTGGACCACTCCATCCGGCACAAGATGGGGCTCCTATGTGGCCTCAACTGCTTGCAGAAAGCTGCCACTGCCCCGGTGTCTTGCAGTGTCCAGTGTCTCCACCCCAAGTGA